Proteins co-encoded in one Carassius gibelio isolate Cgi1373 ecotype wild population from Czech Republic chromosome A15, carGib1.2-hapl.c, whole genome shotgun sequence genomic window:
- the LOC128028537 gene encoding single-minded homolog 1-A-like: MKEKSKTAARTRREKENSEFYALARMLPLPSAITSQLDKASIIRLTSSYLKMRLVLPPGLGEVWGRSRSLENTNIELGSHLLQVIISKMLQVI; the protein is encoded by the exons ATGAAGGAGAAGTCTAAGACGGCGGCGAGGACGCGGCGCGAGAAGGAGAACAGCGAGTTTTACGCGCTCGCCAGAATGTTGCCGTTACCGTCGGCCATCACGTCTCAGCTGGACAAAGCGTCCATCATCCGACTGACCAGCAGCTACCTGAAGATGCGACTGGTGCTCCCTCCAG gtttggGGGAGGTTTGGGGTCGAAGCAGATCTTTAGAAAACACAAACATTGAGCTCGGATCTCATTTACTGCAGGTAATAATCAGCAAGATGCTCCAGGTAATAtga